A genome region from Arachis duranensis cultivar V14167 chromosome 6, aradu.V14167.gnm2.J7QH, whole genome shotgun sequence includes the following:
- the LOC107495129 gene encoding endoribonuclease YBEY, chloroplastic: MWDCGERRKLRNDDAGRSWCARWRELWATTAGVCGGATLRRKEETQREDNHIRRERRRLFLEFMYPQGHQKDIGVRGECHVLNVTSESYLVHDMLPRFSQLLLRPHSQSHLQRIMPRAITCSTQCHYTSSSSSHYSPFATPSNSRRSSLSLPSKCSSLFARGFHALCERNEAKKKRLGLVGAVRAGQREYRKLRRRAPKAKAKPKELELCVDICIEEDLPDDPEVLSIAELLRLNAPMAMKLAFDGLKDSRYKTRDAAIDDVGGFESVELSLLLCNDEFIRKLNKEWRDEDHATDVLSMSQHIPGLKLPILMLGDIVISVETAARQAEERGHTLVDEIRILMVHGLLHLLGFDHELSEEAEVEMEKEEELLLKSLGWKGKGLIKSTHEAEINSTSHHHSSDDQLSKDRKKDGSLRFYKPKFSYIFCDMDGTLLNSKSQISPATAQALREATSRGVKIVIATGKARPAVIDVFKMVDLAGKDGIVSEFSPGVFLQGLLVYGRQGKEIFRSNLDLSVCREACLYSLENKIPLIAFCEGRCLTLFHDPLVDSLHTTYHEPKAEIMPSIEHLLASADIQKMIFLDTAKSVASTIRPYWSEATKDRATVVQAVPDMLEIVPLGTSKGNGVKILLDHLGVTPKEIMAIGDGENDVEMLELASVGIALSNGAEKTKAVANIIGCSNDEDGVADAIYRYAF; the protein is encoded by the exons ATGTGGGACTGCGGGGAACGACGCAAATTGCGCAACGATGATGCTGGACGTTCGTGGTGTGCACGTTGGCGTGAGCTATGGGCGACGACGGCTGGTGTCTGTGGCGGCGCGACACTGAGGAGAAAGGAAGAGACTCAGCGAGAAGACAATCACATCAGACGAGAGAGAAGGAGGCTGTTTTTGGAGTTTAT GTACCCTCAAGGTCATCAAAAGGATATTGGCGTCCGGGGTGAGTGTCACGTCCTCAACGTTACCTCCGAATCATACCTTGTTCATGACATGCTTCCCCGCTTCTCTCAACTCCTTCTCCGCCCTCACTCTCAATCTCATCTACAAAGAATCATGCCACGTGCCATCACGTGCTCCACCCAATGCCATTatacctcttcttcctcttcgcATTATTCCCCTTTCGCTACTCCCTCTAACTCTCGGCGTTCTTCCCTTTCTCTGCCTTCGAAATGCTCTTCGCTGTTTGCTCGTGGGTTCCACGCTCTGTGCGAAAGAAACGAAGCCAAGAAGAAGCGGTTAGGATTGGTTGGCGCGGTTCGCGCGGGGCAGAGGGAGTATCGGAAGCTGAGGAGGCGAGCGCCAAAGGCGAAAGCGAAACCAAAGGAGTTGGAACTCTGCGTTGACATTTGCATCGAAGAAGATTTGCCTGATGATCCTGAAGTCTTG AGCATTGCGGAACTGCTTCGTCTGAATGCTCCAATGGCAATGAAGCTTGCATTTGATGGTTTGAAAGATTCACGGTATAAAACTAGAGATGCTGCTATAGATGATGTTGGCGGGTTTGAAAGCGTAGAATTATCATTGCTTCTTTGCAATGATGAGTTTATTCGAAAACTTAATAAGGAATGGAGAGATGAGGATCATGCTACTGATGTTCTATCAATGTCGCAACATATTCCTGGTCTTAAGCTGCCAATT CTAATGTTGGGTGATATTGTAATTTCTGTTGAGACAGCTGCAAGACAAGCAGAGGAAAGAGGGCACACTCTTGTTGATGAGATCCGTATCCTCATG GTTCATGGCTTGTTACATCTTTTGGGATTTGATCATGAATTAAGTGAAGAGGCTGAAGTAGAAATGGAGAAAGAGGAGGAGCTTCTTTTAAAGAGTCTTGGATGGAAAGGAAAAGGGCTAATAAAGAGCACACATGAAGCTGAAATAAATTCAACTTCTCACCATCACAGTTCTGATG ATCAACTGTCAAAAGACAGGAAGAAAGATGGCAGTCTTAGATTTTACAAACCAAAGTTCAGCTATATCTTCTGCGATATGGATG GAACACTGCTTAACAGCAAAAGTCAAATCAGTCCTGCAACTGCCCAGGCCTTGAGAGAGGCCACTTCAAGGGGTGTGAAAATTGTGATAGCTACTGGAAAA GCTCGTccagctgtgatagatgttttTAAGATGGTGGATTTAGCTGGAAAAGATGGGATTGTTTCAGAATTTTCTCCTGGGGTTTTCTTACAG GGGTTGCTTGTTTATGGTAGACAAGGGAAGGAAATATTTAGGAGCAACTTAGATCTGAGCGTTTGTCGAGAG GCATGTCTTTACTCATTGGAGAATAAGATTCCACTTATTGCATTCTGTGAAGGCCGCTGCCTCACCCTTTTTCATGACCCACTTGTTGATTCACTGCATACAACATACCATGAACCAAAG GCTGAGATCATGCCTTCCATCGAACATCTTCTGGCTTCCGCTGACATACAG AAAATGATTTTCTTGGACACTGCGAAGAGTGTGGCTAGTACTATACGGCCATACTGGTCAGAGGCAACAAAAGATCGTGCAACTGTTGTTCAAGCTGTGCCAGATATGCTGGAGATTGTTCCATTAGGAACATCCAAAGGGAATGGGGTGAAAATTTTGCTAGATCATCTTGGGGTGACTCCTAAGGAG ATAATGGCTATTGGTGATGGAGAAAATGATGTCGAGATGCTCGAGTTAGCTTCCGTAGGCATTGCACTCAGCAATGGAGCAGAGAAGACGAAAGCTGTGGCCAACATAATTGGTTGCAGCAATGATGAAGATGGGGTAGCAGACGCTATCTACCGGTATGCATTCTGA
- the LOC107495154 gene encoding amino acid permease 1-like, translating into MVESVSITANEDILVDDDGKPKRTGTVWTATAHIITAVIGAGVLSLPWAMAQLGWIIGILSFLICSSVILYTSNLLTDCYRSPDSVTGQRNSTYMEAVKANLGGRMHLICGIVQYTNLTGAAIGYTITTSISIVAIRKINCFHKKGVGSDECRFSNNPYMIGLGIVEIFLSQIPHFHKISWLSIIASIMSFGYAFIGIGLSLATIIQGKGRSTYLIASKGQFTPDKIWNMLVALGNITVASSYSQIAIDIQDSLKSSRAENAVMKMANKMAIVTMTVIFLLCACSGYAAFGSDTPGSILMSSGFKEPFWLINIANVFIVIHLLGAYQVLCQPIYGVVETLAKQQWPNSTFIMEEFSVSIGKVKLNINLFRLVWRTVFVVVVTILAMAMPFFNEILALLGATAYWPLGIYFPVEMFIAKQKLKKRTFQWIGLQTLNAIFMLLAIAVACAAIHGLNESLRKYKPFMYKG; encoded by the exons atggttgAATCAGTAAGCATTACTGCAAATGAGGATATTCTTGTAGATGATGATGGCAAACCTAAAAGAACCG GGACAGTTTGGACTGCAACTGCACATATAATAACAGCAGTGATTGGTGCTGGTGTTTTATCATTACCATGGGCCATGGCTCAATTAGGATGGATAATTGGCATATTATCTTTCCTAATTTGTTCTTCTGTTATTCTCTATACCTCCAATCTTTTAACTGATTGTTATAGATCACCAGACTCAGTTACTGGACAAAGAAATTCCACTTATATGGAGGCTGTAAAAGCTAACTTAG GTGGTAGAATGCACTTGATTTGTGGAATAGTCCAATATACCAACCTCACTGGAGCTGCTATTGGATACACAATAACTACATCCATAAGTATAGT GGCAATACGAAAGATCAATTGCTTCCATAAAAAGGGAGTTGGATCTGATGAATGTCGTTTTTCAAATAATCCATACATGATTGGTTTAGGAATTGTTGAAATCTTTTTGTCCCAAATTCCACATTTCCACAAGATATCTTGGCTCTCAATCATAGCATCAATCATGTCTTTTGGATATGCATTTATTGGCATAGGACTTTCACTTGCTACAATAATACAAG GAAAAGGAAGAAGCACTTATTTAATTGCAAGCAAGGGACAATTTACCCCAGACAAAATTTGGAATATGCTCGTTGCATTGGGAAATATTACCGTTGCAAGTAGCTATAGTCAAATTGCAATAGATATCCAG GACTCGTTGAAATCATCGCGAGCAGAAAATGCAGTAATgaagatggcaaataagatggcAATAGTTACAATGACAGTTATATTTCTGTTATGTGCGTGCTCTGGTTATGCTGCATTTGGCTCAGACACTCCTGGCAGCATCCTCATGAGCTCTGGCTTCAAGGAGCCATTTTGGCTTATTAACATAGCAAATGTCTTCATTGTCATACACCTTCTTGGAGCATACCAG GTACTTTGCCAACCAATCTATGGTGTTGTTGAAACATTAGCTAAGCAACAATGGCCAAACTCAACTTTTATAATGGAAGAATTCTCAGTGAGCATTGGAAAAGTAAAGTTGAATATTAATTTGTTTAGGCTGGTTTGGAGAACAGTATTTGTTGTGGTAGTGACTATTCTAGCCATGGCAATGCCTTTCTTTAATGAAATTCTAGCACTTCTAGGGGCAACTGCATATTGGCCTTTGGGAATCTATTTTCCAGTGGAGATGTTCATTgccaaacagaaattgaaaaaaCGAACATTTCAATGGATTGGACTTCAAACCTTGAATGCTATATTTATGCTACTGGCAATAGCTGTAGCATGTGCAGCCATTCATGGTTTGAATGAATCTCTCAGGAAATACAAGCCATTTATGTATAAAGGATAG